From the genome of Streptomyces sp. NBC_01267:
GAGATGGCCGTCTACTACCTGGCCAAAGCACAACGAGATCTGGGCCGCAGCGACGACTCCCGACACGGGATGCAGCTCGTGGCCGCTGGCGGCGGCCGCCTCGCCCCCGCCGCGCGCCGCGGCCTCGCCCACCTCGCCCGCCTCGCCGGAGACTTCCCCACCGCCCTGGCCACCGCAGAAACACTCGGCTGGCCCGGCCGCCACCACCGCGTCCTCGGGGACGTGTGGTGGGTTCAGGGCGACATGGACCGCGCGGCCGGCGCGTACGAGGCGGCACGGACCGAGGCCGAGCAGCACGGCGTCGCCGGCGAACGGGCCACATCCCAGGCGCAGCGCGCCTTCGTCCTCGCCTTCAGCCACCCCGGCCGGGCCGACGACGAGCTCGACCTCGCCCAGCAGCTGCTGTCCGGACTCGACCTGCGCGCCACCACACTCACGACCCAGATCGCATCCCTCGCACGCGATGCCGGAACCGACAGCAGCGAGCTCGAAACCCGCGCCGAGGCACTGCGTACCGAGAGCAGCGTCGCCGGTCTCCTCCCCACGCAGGTCACCCTCGAACTGGCGATGTGCTTCCACCACGCTGTCGTCGGCGCCGACGACGTTGTGTCCGCGACGATCTCCCGGCTGCGCGACCTCACCCGAAACGGCGACTACGCCTACTACGCCGACATCGCCCGCTTCATGGCCGGACTCCCCCTCGACGGTCCCTCACCAGCGCGGTGGCTCGACGGAGAACAACCCACCCGCAGGCGGTGGCGGCACCTTGTCACCGCCCGGCGCGAACACCACGCCCCCCGGTGACACACAACGGCCCCACCGGAACAACCGGCAGGGCCCGAAATGCTCAGTCCGTGCTGGCGTTCTTGCCGACCAGACCGGACAGCAGCTCGACCAGCTTCGCGTTCACGCTCCGCTGCTCAGCGATGAAGTTGTCGAGCTTCTGGTCCAGGTTTCCGACCTGGAGCCGGAGCGCGGTCAGGTCACTCTTGACGATGCCGAACTCGCGGTCGGCCTTCTGCGTCGTCTCTTCGTAGCGGCGAGTCAGCGCGGACAGCTCGCTCTGGGCGATGGGGTCTTCAGGCATGGTCGGCTCCCGGGTGTGTCGTGGCGGCGAGGCCGTCCGGCCTCGATTGTCGCAGGCCGCCGTGCAAGGACGGTAGCCGGTCCTCAACGGCAGCGGCCCGGTCGAGGAACAGCGGCACCGTCCGGTAGGCGGCGGGCCTACCGGACGGTGGCGTACCAGGTGGTGTCGTCCTCGAAAACGCGGTCGTCCAGCCGGAACACCCTGATGTCCTGGTCCGGGTCGTAGCGATCCTGCTGGAGGACCTTGAGCCAGCGGTGCGCGATCTCGATGTTGTAGGCGACCAGATCCGTAGCGGTGCGAGCCCAGCGATCCCAGTCATCGGGCGACGATGTCTCCAGCCGGTCGATGTCCGTAACCCGCAGATGGACGTGCTGGTCGGGATCAACGGCCAGCGGCCGTACCTTTCTGAGCGCTGCGGAGCGTCCCGGCCGGAGCAGGGCCGCTACGTCGGCCAGTGGCAGTTCGCGGATCCGCTCGACCCTCGTGAGGTAAGACGCCTGGTACATCGCGAGCGCGGCCAGCAGCACGGACATGTGCGCGTCCAGGGCACTCCCGCCCGCGGACGGGTAGAGGCGGGCGTAGAGGTCGCCGTCGCCGGGCAACGCCCGGAAGGCCAGTTTCCGCGCCTGATTCAGGCATTCGGTGAAGACGGGCACATGGTTGGCCACGCCTGCCCGGATCTCCCACCAGTCCTGCTCGCTGCTCTGAGTTCCTTCGCCGTCCGGGGGCATTTTGGCGAGCGTGTGTGGCTCGTCCAGGACAGGCTGCAGCATCACCTGGAGATGGACGCCGGGGAAAACGACGGGTTGGCCGGTGGTGACCAGGTGCATCATCTGCCGCACGGCCGAGGCAGGGATGTGGTCGTCTGCCCATTCGTGGCCCTCCCCGCACAGCAGGCGGGCATCTCGACCAAAGGCGATAAGAGTGATTCCGGTGGTCGCGCCGCAGGACGGGCAGCTCACCGGCTCCTCCAACTCCCCCGCCACTTCCGGGGTGTACCTGCCGATCACCAGCCCGCACTCCGCGGTCAGGCGTACCTCTCCTGCCTCGGTCACTGCCCGCCTCCCAGCAGCGGCACGTCCACTATGTGCTCCCAGGTGATGAACTGCCGGTCGTGTGCCTGGGCGACCAGCGAGAGCTTGTCCGCACGCAGCGTCACCGGTTCGCCAGGGTGGTCAGACATCAAGACTTTCATCGCGCGCCGGTCGGCGCGTACCTCTCCCGCCATGCCGTATGCGAGCGACTGGTGAGGGTAATACCCGGCAGGCATCACGGGGTTGCGCCCACCAGTGACATCCACATCGATCTGGGTCGTCAGCTGCCAGAGGCGGCGAGCGGGAGCGCCAGGACGTGCCGCGCATTCCACGGCAACCCGGCCGATTGCCGGGCGATCAAATGTGAGGTCGAACGGTGCGATGGTCGCGCACTCCTGGCGGACCAGCTCGACGATCGTGTCGAGCTCCTCGTCTTTGTAGTCCGCGACGGGCCCGCCGTGCATGACCGTGGTGTGCACCCAGCGGGCCTCCACCGGCGCCAGGCCCGGCCGGTGGGTGAGTTCCCGGTACGGTCCGACGAGCTTCTCCTCTACGACCGCCGGGTCGAACAGGATGTGCCAGTGCAGGTCCGGCCGGTTCGCCGGCCACGCATGAGCGCGTGCCTCGACCTCGGCATAAAAGTCTTCCACCAGTAGTGCCCCTCCCGTACGGCTGATGCGCAACCCACGCTACTGATCAGAGCACCGGCCCGACCGCTAGTTCTAACAGGACGCCCCAGGAGTTGCCGGACGGGACACCCGTGCGGCTCGGTGTGTGGCTCTCCAACGCCCGCACCCGGCGAGGCGGCACCGCCCCGGATCACTGAACCCCTTACCGACCTCCTGGCAGCCGCTCAGAGCAGCCCGAGCGTGGTGTGGACGGTGACGGGTCCGGCCCGGACCGCCTGCGCGATCCACTCCGGCCGCGGCTGCGCGGCACGCTCCAGCCGGTACTGCTCCTCCTGCGCCTGGCGCTCCGCGTCCGCAATCCACCGCCGGGTGCGCTCCAGGTCCTGGAGCTGTACCCGCTCCAGGACCTGGAGGGCGTAAAGACGATCGACGGCGAGCGATTCGGACATGCGTTCGATGTTACGTGGGCCGGGATTGCCCAGCGACACCAGCAGCGGTCACCGACCGGCGGTCAGCCATCCTCCGGCTCGGGGTGCCGAACGAGACGTTTAACCGCCTCCTCGATCTCCCGTCGGCGCTGCGGATTCCCGGCGGCGAGCTCCACGATCCGGGCCCGCACTGCCTCCGCCGTCTCCACGGTCAGCTGCCCTTCCTGAATCTCCATCCAGGCGGAATGTTCCAGCGCAATCAGGTCTTCAGGGATGTCGTCAGTTGCCACGCCGGGATCTTAAG
Proteins encoded in this window:
- a CDS encoding 2'-5' RNA ligase family protein; the protein is MEDFYAEVEARAHAWPANRPDLHWHILFDPAVVEEKLVGPYRELTHRPGLAPVEARWVHTTVMHGGPVADYKDEELDTIVELVRQECATIAPFDLTFDRPAIGRVAVECAARPGAPARRLWQLTTQIDVDVTGGRNPVMPAGYYPHQSLAYGMAGEVRADRRAMKVLMSDHPGEPVTLRADKLSLVAQAHDRQFITWEHIVDVPLLGGGQ